CTCAGGCCTTGATGTGAGTCACTGCACAGAAATCAAACATTAGTGCATGATGTCCATCTGAGCCACTACAGGATAAACAATGAAGCTAGAGAGCTTGTTGTTACATAGTCGTGTTTATGTGTACTGGAAAATATTCAAAGAGGAGGAGCAGAATGTGGAAAATGTGGATCAGGAAAAAAGGCCAACATAGGGTGACAATTTTGCAAATAAACTTTGAGGTTAGTAGTTTTAGCTACAGAAATATAAACATACCTATAGCTGTGATCAATGATCCATTCCTACTCTTGTTCTTATTGGTTGTGTAGAAGGATGCAGGTGATGGCAATTTCTGATGCTATCAGTATTTTATCCCAGACTACATTTGGTCACAAGACCATGACAAGAGCTGTCTTTTAGGCTCTCTCAGAGTTTAATGTAGGATCACTACATTTCACATCTTTCCTCTGGGACAGCCCAAAATTGTGCAATGTATAGCTGGCTTTATGCTCTTTACAAGATCAGAAGATCCATATGTAGTGGACTGAATCTAAGAAATAAACTGAACTTTCATTCTTAACAAACGTAGCATGGGTTCAAGGTATCTTTACTGACTGAGAAGGACAATGGGATCTTCAGTCAGCAGTAATAAACAGTCATCAACCAAACGGCAGGCACACCAACAAATTACAGTGTGTCCTAGTACAAGGCAGATAGCAGCAAGGATAAATGACTGAATTGTTGCAGAGTACATCTGCATCCTGATGTTACCAACATAAATTCTCTCCACAGGGAATGGCTCAGATCTGTCTTAATTGATTGGGTCTTCTTCATCCTGACCTTTTTCAGGACATAGAGGGGGTTCAGTGGTGTGCCAGCAAGTTTGCTGCTCACCTCCACAATACCCAGTAAAACAGAGCAGTAATTGAAAGCATGTCTTGATTGCAAGTTGCATAACAGAAGGCCCTCAGTAGCACTTAAAATATGTTAAACCTTCACTACAAACACTTTAGACTTCTAACTACCAGTAACCACAGTTAGACTCAGTTCAGATTCTTCCATATGTGCACTTTAATTGTCATAATCTGTGTATGCTATATACTTACATGGAGTGTGATTTTTGACATGGTAGTGTCAGAACAAATTGAACATgtccattcttcttctcttctttagAATGCTGTTGTTTTGACTCTAATGACAGCTATACATTTATTGTCAGTGTCAACacattctctctctttctctgaaaAAGAGATTAAaaccccttctctctctctctctctctctctctctgaaaaagagactaaaacagctaaaactgtagTTTGATAAGGCTCTTCCCAGCTCAGGCTGTTCAACTGTCTGTGAACTGGTCTGTTTTgaactggtctggtctgttttgaTGGTCACCGATCTCACGATTGTGTTAACCCCTCCCTGGCCatcgacaatggcattgatattgataaaatcctatcaattcccaccccaagtgcagatatctcttatggccgtaaggtgccatctttaatgcacatttgtatgtttaacgattatatattgatattttaatgtttctgccaacagaaagtacattgtgtgttattttatttatttatttttttcaaaatacaactttgttaaattatttcagtgtgtgtaagtactttttgaacattttgagcacatttcagcaataacatgataataatgataaccatgataattttggccacaataaccgtgatatgacattttcttaTTGTTACATCTCTAATTCACTGTCTTTGTCTCAGGCTTCAACCTGCGGAAAGTGGAGGCACAGCGAGAGCAGGAGAAGAGGGATCACACTGGCAACGATGTGGCCGCCATCCTATCACGTCGTATTGCTGTGGAGTGCAGCGACAGCGAGGACGACTCCTCGGAGTTTGACGACGATGACTGGTCCGATTGATCATCATTCCTTTTTTCCCACCCTCACGACCACCTCCACCTTCAACAACCTAATTTCTCCTCACTTTCAAATTCCATTCGAACAGAGGTCCGTATTTCGTATGTGTGGTATGTTAATGTGACCTATTATCAGTCACGTGTTGactcatttatttgtatttatccaAACATATTCAGATTAGAGGTGCAGAAGTCCAAAGATGAGTGTGTGTTTTCCTGGTCGTATTCCACTTTCCATTGCCATTATTGGAAAACACATAGCTGTTATTGATGTGAGGGCGGAGTGTGTCATGCAAGACTCTGCTGAGcttgtgtatatacacacacacaccatcatttGATGGCTCCATGTCAGGGAGCTTTCACACCTACCTCATTTAGTCTGGACATTCAAATTTAAAGTTTGATCAGAACCAAATCTGCAGGTGTGAAACCTCCCCCAGACCAGACAACTGGTCTGAAGTTTGTGACCAAAGACCACAGATGAGACTTATGATCAAACTGAACCGTGGTTCTAGTCTTTTCCATGGTGAAAACACTTTTTTGACAGATTCAGACTTTCAGAACCAATTGCATGAAGACAAGACTATCTATGCtaataaacaaaagaagaaaaacagaaagatgTTAGATACAGCCTGTGTATAAACCAATCAATAGGCAGGTTTCCATCCAAATGAGTCACAAATTTTAACCACATTTTCAGAACTGTCAGaagaaaatgcaaatttatgCTTATCTGCATCGACGTCTGTTATGCAAATATGAAGAGTTGCTCACTCATTATCATCATCGTGGATTCAAACTTTTCTAGTTAGTGTTTCATACAATAATGTATTACCTGAGCAACTGATTGAGGAACtgataaatcagtttttttttgtcaaaaatctGGACCTGCCTTGGCTTTTGTCCCACGAACTAAACTGCTGGTCTAGATCTGATAAGATAGTCTCAGTCTCTTCCAAAGGTTTTCACAGCTTCTGTTTGTCAGCTCCTCATACATGGGGATTCATTTCTATTTTCCATTTAATTtggcatttctgtttgttttcttgtgttaACTCATTGCACATTGCATTCTCATCATGAAATCTGGTGCAACTGCTCATATACACAATTACCTTTAGTTCTAACACCAACTTTTACACCTCTACCAAGCATAAAAACTTTGTTGTGTTCTGAATTTTTGGCATTTCCACTTTTTTTATGTCAGTTGAACATACAGATCAAATCAGCTGGATCGAAACTCACTTGGAGTTAGCTGACGGCTTTAAAATTGCTGTGTGAAAGTTAAACTACCTGGACCAAATGTAtgcaatgtaaaacaaaaaacatgaacctTGGTTCAGACTTTCAGGGGTGAAAACACCGTACGACTATCAGGTTGTGCTTTCATATGACCAAGCACATGTTTTGTCAGATGTAATAATATCACTCTGTTACTAAGGAGCATGGAGAGAAAATAAACAATTGCACTCATCCTCTTTCATATACAGTATTTGTATGTAAGATCTTGATGTCAAAGCATTTTCACTCATTTATTGAGTATATGATATAGATGtaaaatttatggtttttattgCATACGAATCATCTTCTCTAAAAACGCATACAACTCTTTCAAACCTTAAAGCACACATTTTGCCACTTTATTTTCCTTACTTTTTGTATTAAATTGCTTTTTTAATGTGGTTGCCATGGGAACAGTTGACTTGTGGATGAGACATGGTTATGGCTTcatcagtgtatattcagtgtgatGGGGATGTATTGACTCATGTCGACACCTGGGGTGTTTGATGAGATCACTGCACTGAACATATGCAGACGTTAAACAGAAATACCATGATTCACTCTGTACTGTGTTTGGTCTCTGTTGTGCATTCCTCTCTCTGCAGTTTTTAATCATCCTGGGCATGAATTAGGCTTGCAGGCTTTTATCACTGTGCTCTGTATGTCGCAGAATCGGGCAGCTTTGTTGCCTTCTGCTGCCTGTTAAGTGCCTTTTTTCCTATATAATACATTTTGGTATCAGATTGCACTTTGTAATCCATACTTGTCACTGATCAGCTTCTTCCCAAACAATAACAGTTGCTGTCGATGAGTAAAATGTAGAACTGACTGATGTGATGTTTAGTGTGGATGTTTTCAGGTGCCATTTTATTTGAAATTTTCTTGTGTTAAAGCACAATCAGAAAACATGTTTGGCCAAAGCTTTGCCTCTTCTACCTTAAATTCCCAAATGATTCTAGTTATTCCAATAAAGATCGAGCGAATGACAGTGATTGTTGAGATTTATTTCTGTGACGGTGGTTTAACGGTTTGTAtgctttgtgttgtgtgtgttaaataACAAGTTCCCAAGAACACCAAGACTTGGCAAAGGCCTCCCTGTGTTTTCATCCACAACTCCTCCTTTTATGTCAGCAGTTTGTTGTCTGTGTAGGGAGTGTGAAAACGAATGGACTGGATAAAAAGTTCCGAAAATTGAGTAGGAGGAGTGAAAAACCTCTTGCATAATTACCCATACTCATGCCAAGTCTGCTTTGTAGATTTTAAAAGGATGCACAGGATGCAGTGATAATGCTGAAGATTGCTTTATCCACCAAATAATTTAGATTGCAGGAACAGAGAGCACCGGTCTGTACCTAATTGAGttgaagaagagaagagaagagtgcTGACATCACGCAGTAGAAAAAAGCATATTTATTATTCATcagtataaaatattcattcattttaaaaaCGTTGTGCAACATGAACATATGGTCAGTACCGTTCAAAGTGCCTTTAAAAGTATGTGCAAAATAGAATCTCAAAGATATACAACACTGCTTTTTCCAGACTTTCAAGTAAATAAAATTGGGCTTTGGATCGCTGATGTCagtacaaagtccaggcttacattTAGAGCCCGTCCCCTCTCCTATCTTAAAGTGCCAATGGTCATTAAATCCACTTCCTCTTATGAGTGGCCACATTTAGCATCCCTGTGATTGTTTCCTTCTGCGGATCCAGTGGAGCTACAATTTACTGAGGATGAGGCACAAAGAACACATAAGACAGTACATTAAGTCTTTGTGGCAGCAGCAGGAGAGCCGTTCCAAGATGGCCGCCAGCCAGGACAGTTCAGTACATTCTGATTTGTGGAAGGATTTCTCTCGAAGTGTGGGAGtcaagtatgtgtatgtgtgagactTCATGTTCTGTCAGTGCAGGTATGTGTGTGTCCTGGCTTTCACACAAGGATAAATCTGGCAtagatcatgtgatagtttgagTCTGGCGAGGTTTGCCGGTCTACACATCAACCgggtagtgtatgtgtgtgttgtgtgtgtatctgtggggGCAGCAGGCCTGGAGCAGCACCTTGCGAATGTCTTTGTTTCTCAGACTGTAGAGGATTGGGTTCAGCAGAGAACTTCCTGCTGCTGGCACCAAAGTGGCATAGGTGTAAAGAGGAGGGCTGGATGCGTCACCCAGCAGCCCCCAGAGTGAGAAAGGCATCCAGCAGCCCACGAACACGCTGAGGACCAGGATCAGCCGAGAGAAGCCCCTGCCGTTGACGTGTTTGTTTGCATATGATTGATTGGCTGGCAGGAAGTGCCTCTGGGTAGCGATGGCGTGCGCGTGTCGCCTCGCCACCTGACAGATCCCAGCATATAATTGTAAGGTTACCATGACTACCACCAGGAAGCCACCACATAAGAGGGAGAGGTATGTCCGGGTTAGAGGTCTGGCCACAGAGCAGGAATCGGGCTCTCCCAGACAGTGCCACCCCATTGCAGGCACCGCCCCGATGACACAGGCCCCCACCCAGACCAGCAGCAGGAGGATGGCAGCACGGTGGCGTGATTGACTCGAGCCATAGGTGAGGGCGTGGCTTAAAGACAGGTACCGGTCCAGGGCGACACCCATCAGGCTACAGAGAGAGGCGGTCAGTGATGTCACCAGCAGTCCTGAGGTCAGCAATTCAGACCAATCGCTGGGCTCCACGCAGAACAGGAAGAGGAAGTGCAGGATGAGCGCCACGCCTGCTAGGAGGTCAGCAAGTCCAAGGCTAGCCAGCAGCAGAAAAACAGGCGCACGCAGCGATGGGGTGGCCAGGATGGTGGTGACCACTATTGCGTTCTCTGTGGCGATGAGCGTCCCTGAAACACACAGGGCCACTCCCCACACGGTGAGGGGTGGGAGCTGATATGGAGAAGTGCCTTCCAGTTGGTCTGAGGGGAAGAAGGGGTCTGCACCTGAGGACTCCTCCCAACCCAGGTCAGAGGCGTTCAGGATCATGGTTGGTCAGTATTCTCAAATTCACAACCTAAGAGGGGAAAGAAAACATGGGAGAGACTGCCATTAGCTGTGATGGGTCATTAACAGAACCCCCTCTGTCCATTAGCAGCTCTTTGGTGACCAGTATGGTTTCAACCTCTGGAGATCCTGGAAGCTGCTTGAGGCCTCAGGCAGAGCAAAAGAGCACTTAATGGAATGgaatgaaacttcaaatgttaTAGTCTGCTAATCTAATCCAGTTGAGGTAAATGAAATAAGATGAACGCTATTAGTGCAGTTAATGGCATTATGGCATTTCTTGTTCTCATACTGCACTCCACTGCGCTTTGGAGAAGCAGAAACTACAAAATATACTGGATAAACCCATTTACCAAGAACTCAATGTGATTTTTATAGGTAGCAATACAATTTGCACTTATTGACATTTTCACTTATTTCTTTGTATGTTCAGCTGTTTATGACATCTATACAAAGTGGTGGTTGGTGGTAACTGCAAACAATAATTTAAATTTTACAGATTGACAATTTGTTGACATGACAGAAATTGTCAAAGTATAAAGAGCGTTTAGATCCTTTGAAGGTTCACCTGAGTAAAGTCTGTAGTCACTCTTGGTTTGGTGTTCAGTGGTAGGATGCTAACAGCCTTTTGCTATCagatctttctctttctttctttctttctttctttctttctttctttctttctttctttttctttccttctttttctttctttctttcttttttttttttttttacatttaaaggcCTGCTGCTTCATTTGTGGAGAATTTTCAGGATTTCTGACTCCTAAAaaagtctttctttctttctttctttctttctttctttctttctttctttctttctttctttctttctttctttctaaatcTTGTTTGTAGCCCACTGTGCAcctaaaattacacaaagatagaGGAGCCCCATTTTCAAAGGgtcatttttcagtcatcattaaaTGTTTCTTTTCAGATTGTTTCATGTGCATAATTCAGATGTTTTGCCTCCATGTTTTTGGACGTGCGCTAAAACTGCCCCTGACGTCACAACCTGCGGGACGTCGCGCAAAACAAATCTGAGTTAATCAACACGAACCTTAATGCAGCAGTAGATAAACACATCTGAGCAAATGGTTCAAACATTCCGCTCTGTATAACAGTTCAAACGTCCTCATGTATGAATGCATCGTTGAATCTCCTTTCAGCTCCAAATATGAACACGTACTGTGCCCTGCAGAACAGCACGTCTTCAAACATAAACCCTGTAGACTAACTATGCTCTTAATGTTAGAGTCGGGCTGTTGCTGGCTGGTGTTATCTGTTTGTTCTTTGGTACATGTCATGATGTCCTACTGCGTTCCTTCTAAGTTATTTCATGATTTATTTTTAGATCTTGTCCTTTTTGATGCATCTCAGACTTGAGGAGGTATATCCCAGCTCCTTCTGCGGAGGACCCTGTTGTATAATACGTGCGGGTTCATTGCACCAGTTGAGGATGTCCACAACACAATCACGCACACAAGCACAgtgcacacacactgacacacgcACATGCATGCATACACCACATTATTCCTCTTACCTTGTCAATAGGATTTCCAGGCAGTTTTGCAGTTTGACGCTTTGATCTTCAATAAGGTTTTAAGATCCGATCCAGGTTTTGCAGATGATATCAGGCCTGGCTGTGATGCTCTGAACTGGCTTAAATATGCAGAGCAGCCCCTGTGACTGACACCGGTCCGTGTTCCTCCGCTCCTCATCAAACTACCACTTTGCGTCCTTGTCTTCAGTCTCGTCGGAGCGCTCACAGAAGGCAGAATGGATGCTGTGGCGCGCGGACTCACCCACAAGAGAGCTCGTGTGACGTCAGTGAATGGGGATCTGGACCAATCAGGGCCCGACTTCGAGGATGCGGGGAGAGtacagggaggggagggggggggctgtATGGGGAGTAATTTCATTCAGAAAAATGCGGCATCTCTGGCGCCCCTCCCACTGCGGCTCGTTCACTATTGCTCTCATTTCTCGTAAATAATGAGCGCAGGTATAGACGGACCAACCCCCCTCCCCCAACTCtaacactctcacacacattcccATATTCTCAATAAAAAACAGAATGAATGGGGTAGAGGGAATTGTCTCGCGCGGgagggggggcggggctgagGTGAGGGGAGCTGTCCGCGGTGCTGAAACGCACCACAGTGACTCACGGCCTGGTTTCCTGAGTCTGCATCAACACACCCCTTTCACAGCAGACACTGAGTTGTTACAGCAGAAAATGCACAGGGTGATCACTGTAATTCTCAGGGGTTACTGCATTCCCTGATGGTACATCAGTTTCGTGGGTTTTGATTCATTACTGTGGCCAACTGGGACACTAAATGTACACCAGTGTAAACAGCGTTCCACTGTAAAGTCTGGACAGTGTACCTCTAAAAATGAAAACTATCACCCAAATAAATCCATAAAGACACTTCTGACTGTATATGTGCTGGTATATATTCGCTTTGAATCATTATTAGCTGTCCAAGTATTAATATCAGTACTGCTGTGGAGTTGGCATTGATTTTAAAAGCAGCCAAATGATTCATGTGTGAGGATGCTGCCAAAGAGTAGCAGAATCAATAGCCAAAATGCGATAATGAATTCAATCTGATACTACAAAAGCTCAAACAGACGGACAGAGTTATTAAAATGCACCGCATATCTGGCACAGATACAACACCAGCTAAAAATAAAAGCTTTCACATGTGTTTAGAGCTGGGATTTTGTCTGCAGGGAAACTGTGCAGAGATGATTC
This DNA window, taken from Sphaeramia orbicularis chromosome 11, fSphaOr1.1, whole genome shotgun sequence, encodes the following:
- the gpr3 gene encoding G protein-coupled receptor 3 produces the protein MILNASDLGWEESSGADPFFPSDQLEGTSPYQLPPLTVWGVALCVSGTLIATENAIVVTTILATPSLRAPVFLLLASLGLADLLAGVALILHFLFLFCVEPSDWSELLTSGLLVTSLTASLCSLMGVALDRYLSLSHALTYGSSQSRHRAAILLLLVWVGACVIGAVPAMGWHCLGEPDSCSVARPLTRTYLSLLCGGFLVVVMVTLQLYAGICQVARRHAHAIATQRHFLPANQSYANKHVNGRGFSRLILVLSVFVGCWMPFSLWGLLGDASSPPLYTYATLVPAAGSSLLNPILYSLRNKDIRKVLLQACCPHRYTHNTHIHYPVDV